A single window of Pseudarthrobacter psychrotolerans DNA harbors:
- a CDS encoding ROK family transcriptional regulator, translating into MSSTPVTDTVAPDTGGSLSRAGDLFQLLRDGKARTRAELALSTGLARSTVASRIDALIHSGLVGPAGEANSSGGRPPSRFAFNPAARAVLAVDVGATHVIVAVTDLGGNVLAEQRLAQDVADGPEAVLHRVVEEGRSLLGKAGRSASDLSGVGIGLPGPVEHATGRPVKPPIMPGWDGFDVVRYVQRSLPVPVLVDNDVNIMALGERTAHWPDEDNFLLIKVATGIGSGIISSGQLQRGANGTAGDLGHVRVPRGDDVLCRCGNYGCLEALASGPAVAADLSSQGVPAAKGSDVLRLVGEGNLQAIHALRQAGRDVGDVLATVVNLLNPSVIVIGGSLGQAGEHLMAGVREVVYRRSLPLATSHLRIALSIAGDQAAILGASQMVTQYVLSPAAIEATLQAAG; encoded by the coding sequence ATGAGCTCAACGCCCGTTACTGACACCGTCGCCCCTGACACCGGCGGCAGTCTCTCCCGCGCCGGCGATCTCTTCCAGCTGCTTCGGGACGGCAAGGCACGCACCCGTGCGGAACTCGCGTTGAGTACGGGGCTTGCCCGTTCCACCGTGGCGTCGCGGATCGACGCCCTGATCCATTCAGGACTCGTGGGCCCGGCGGGGGAGGCGAACTCCAGTGGCGGCAGGCCGCCGTCGCGCTTTGCCTTCAACCCTGCGGCACGCGCCGTTCTGGCCGTCGACGTCGGCGCCACCCACGTGATTGTTGCCGTCACTGACCTGGGCGGCAACGTCCTGGCCGAACAGCGGCTCGCCCAGGACGTTGCCGACGGCCCCGAAGCTGTCCTGCACCGCGTGGTGGAAGAAGGCCGTTCCCTGCTCGGCAAGGCCGGCAGGAGTGCAAGCGACCTTTCGGGAGTGGGGATCGGACTCCCGGGCCCGGTGGAACATGCCACCGGACGGCCGGTCAAACCGCCCATCATGCCCGGCTGGGACGGGTTCGACGTGGTCCGCTACGTGCAGCGCTCGCTGCCGGTGCCGGTGCTGGTGGACAACGACGTGAACATTATGGCCCTGGGCGAACGGACCGCCCACTGGCCGGATGAGGACAACTTCCTGCTGATCAAGGTGGCCACCGGTATCGGCTCCGGCATTATCAGCAGCGGCCAACTTCAGCGCGGAGCCAACGGAACAGCCGGCGACCTGGGCCACGTGCGCGTTCCGCGTGGTGACGATGTGTTGTGCCGGTGCGGCAATTATGGCTGTCTGGAGGCGCTGGCATCGGGGCCGGCCGTGGCTGCGGACCTTAGCAGTCAGGGTGTCCCTGCAGCCAAGGGCAGCGACGTGCTGCGCCTGGTGGGCGAAGGCAACTTGCAAGCGATCCACGCCCTCCGCCAGGCCGGCCGGGATGTGGGCGATGTGCTGGCCACAGTGGTGAACCTGCTCAACCCGTCGGTCATTGTCATCGGCGGGAGCCTGGGCCAGGCAGGCGAGCACCTGATGGCCGGCGTCCGCGAGGTGGTCTACCGGCGGTCCTTGCCGCTGGCAACCAGCCACCTGCGGATCGCTCTGTCCATCGCCGGGGACCAGGCGGCGATTCTTGGTGCGAGCCAGATGGTCACGCAATACGTCCTGTCGCCGGCAGCCATTGAGGCCACGCTCCAGGCGGCCGGTTAG